One genomic region from Edaphobacter dinghuensis encodes:
- a CDS encoding PqqD family protein, giving the protein MLAPSPQLTSVVTTDGAVILDAKQNLVISIDPIGGYIWDRLGKGQSVESIVLDLVTDTGAMPEVVERDVQEFLADLFARHLLVDSSGRRTK; this is encoded by the coding sequence ATGCTCGCTCCCAGCCCTCAGCTCACTTCTGTCGTCACCACTGATGGTGCCGTCATCCTGGATGCGAAACAAAACCTCGTCATCTCGATTGATCCGATCGGTGGTTATATTTGGGATCGACTTGGCAAGGGGCAGAGCGTCGAATCGATTGTTCTTGATCTGGTCACTGATACTGGAGCTATGCCAGAGGTTGTTGAACGCGACGTTCAGGAATTTCTCGCGGACCTCTTTGCACGACACCTTCTTGTAGATTCTTCAGGCCGGCGAACCAAATGA
- a CDS encoding aminoglycoside phosphotransferase family protein, translating into MKLLPQLESDVYRLVLLSPDGQRCLMVRVNGCRRLPEVEIPKWTRPAEEIARSIENTWGITAVILMFSLAEQDDPSCVFAEAYGSDVAIKNILNAIWVDVDSLGDKEVGRSTRECLAAILTGAQTGHGPFAKHGWMNDVIEWLSSQISSRTFRFDGRFQQFNVSGPFLLVSLGNLYGRPYWLKAVGEPNLHEFPVTVTLTDCLSRFLPRIVATRAEWTAWVMEDAGHRLSESAPAEDFVAAATTLAKLQISSIDCGRAILDAGCFDQSNGGLERDLPMFFEFLIAAMAKQTSTKAPQLTASRLHELHAIVKDAFDEMSELRIPSTLIHNDFTPGNILIDGEKCKFIDWAEAGWGNPFYTYQHLRALIAKSDGHVDRLSMTDQAYKHCWGAALTEEQINRAIRLAPMLALVSHLYGRGGWLASQGLLDPNRERYARGIARHMDKAALALEGVLCH; encoded by the coding sequence ATGAAGCTCTTGCCACAACTCGAGAGTGACGTTTACCGTCTTGTCCTCTTATCTCCTGATGGGCAGCGGTGTCTCATGGTCAGGGTGAATGGTTGCAGGCGGCTACCCGAAGTTGAGATTCCCAAGTGGACGCGCCCTGCGGAAGAGATTGCACGATCGATTGAAAACACCTGGGGAATAACCGCAGTAATTCTTATGTTTTCCCTCGCCGAACAAGATGATCCATCGTGTGTCTTCGCGGAAGCATATGGATCGGACGTCGCAATAAAGAATATTTTGAACGCCATATGGGTCGACGTAGACAGTCTCGGAGACAAGGAAGTCGGGCGTTCAACTCGCGAATGCTTGGCTGCGATTTTGACGGGTGCTCAGACAGGGCACGGCCCGTTCGCGAAGCACGGCTGGATGAATGACGTTATCGAGTGGCTTTCGTCGCAGATCTCGAGCCGCACATTTCGCTTCGATGGCAGGTTCCAGCAATTCAACGTGAGCGGCCCGTTCCTTCTCGTGTCGCTCGGCAACCTTTATGGGCGACCCTACTGGTTAAAGGCGGTAGGAGAGCCAAATCTTCATGAGTTTCCGGTGACTGTAACCCTAACCGACTGCTTGTCACGATTCTTGCCGCGTATTGTTGCGACAAGAGCGGAGTGGACTGCTTGGGTAATGGAAGATGCAGGACACCGATTAAGTGAATCGGCACCAGCAGAAGACTTCGTGGCGGCTGCGACTACTCTGGCGAAGCTTCAAATCAGTTCCATCGATTGTGGCAGAGCGATATTGGACGCGGGTTGTTTTGACCAGAGCAATGGCGGTCTCGAGCGGGATTTGCCCATGTTCTTCGAGTTTCTCATCGCAGCGATGGCAAAGCAGACCTCGACCAAAGCGCCGCAACTCACAGCCTCACGGCTTCACGAGCTTCACGCAATCGTGAAGGATGCCTTTGATGAAATGTCAGAGCTCAGGATTCCGAGCACGCTGATCCATAATGACTTCACCCCAGGAAACATTCTGATCGATGGAGAGAAATGCAAGTTCATTGACTGGGCGGAGGCCGGATGGGGAAATCCGTTTTACACATACCAGCACCTGCGTGCGCTCATCGCCAAAAGCGATGGCCATGTAGACCGCCTCAGCATGACGGACCAGGCATATAAGCACTGCTGGGGTGCTGCCCTCACTGAAGAGCAGATCAATCGAGCAATACGATTAGCGCCTATGCTCGCGCTTGTTTCTCACCTATATGGACGAGGGGGCTGGTTGGCTTCGCAGGGGCTTCTCGACCCGAACCGTGAGCGATATGCGCGTGGTATCGCACGCCACATGGATAAGGCTGCCCTCGCATTGGAAGGTGTCCTATGCCACTGA
- a CDS encoding prolyl oligopeptidase family serine peptidase, producing MPLNCSERSTATDILHGVSISDPYRWLEDRQLPETDAWIKNQNRTFEQYFESKSCLPEYRDRVRRHLPVESYEEPVRTAGRLFYRRRQEEHSSICVIDADKQRERVLLDSSIYGPSASVSIHAVSHDGSLLAYELRTTGTDTAEIHLLNSITGVMLPDTLPSGLSRGFSFDGEGDGFYYSRQPLDGSRDHSIRYHSMGTPSEQDLELFRTPQASGSNLGLLADDHHFAAVYSRFIDGERLVDIYLAERARPNDWVSMAQVQTGLYAPYLHCGRIFLLTDSNAPNGQLAELRCADGFTSVIVPASQKLIQDILFVGGSVYVAYADRFSTSIEEWSLQGEFLGEVALPESVVMPSVKLIAQPCIDHACFLSIQSPVHPPNIFEHITGEPELRPVFPEASGAVPPLHVKQTAYHSFDGREVPVALLKSSSHRVSQPSPVLLVSYGGFGVSSTPHFSVAIAILLEAGVIVAIPGIRGGSELGKEWHRSSLREDRQAGFNDFLAAAEWLIAESIADPGRLALYGGSNGGLLVAVAMTQRPDLFCCVVCMGPLLDMVRYERFDRAATWVSEYGSIANPREFAALYAYSPYHHIAEDTNFPPTLFVTGDADDRCNPAHVRKMVARLLGRSAQRSPVLVDYLPERGHRSGLNYTLRREAIARRVTFLCRELAVDQKRGDGS from the coding sequence ATGCCACTGAACTGCAGTGAAAGATCAACTGCGACTGACATTCTCCACGGTGTATCGATCTCAGACCCGTATCGTTGGCTAGAAGATCGCCAATTGCCGGAGACAGACGCATGGATCAAGAATCAGAACCGGACTTTCGAGCAATATTTCGAGAGCAAATCCTGCCTGCCGGAATACCGCGATCGCGTGCGAAGACATCTACCAGTGGAATCGTATGAGGAGCCGGTTCGCACTGCTGGGCGGCTCTTCTATCGTCGGCGACAGGAAGAGCATTCGTCTATCTGTGTCATAGATGCTGACAAACAGAGAGAACGCGTCCTGTTGGATTCGTCCATTTACGGGCCATCTGCTTCGGTTTCCATCCATGCAGTCTCACACGATGGTTCACTTCTTGCATATGAATTACGAACAACTGGAACGGACACCGCAGAGATCCATCTTCTCAACTCGATCACCGGAGTAATGCTCCCCGATACACTGCCTAGTGGGCTCTCGAGAGGGTTTTCCTTTGATGGTGAAGGCGATGGCTTTTACTACAGCCGGCAACCGTTGGATGGCTCCCGCGATCACTCAATCCGGTATCACTCCATGGGAACTCCTTCTGAACAGGATCTCGAGCTATTCCGGACGCCACAAGCTAGTGGCAGCAATCTAGGCCTGCTTGCAGATGATCATCATTTTGCAGCTGTCTATAGCCGATTCATCGATGGCGAACGATTGGTTGACATTTACCTCGCGGAGCGTGCACGGCCAAACGATTGGGTATCTATGGCGCAAGTGCAGACCGGGCTTTATGCTCCTTATCTGCATTGCGGTCGCATTTTCCTACTGACGGACAGCAATGCGCCGAATGGACAGTTGGCCGAGCTCCGTTGCGCAGACGGCTTCACATCAGTCATCGTTCCAGCTTCCCAGAAGCTCATCCAAGACATTCTTTTCGTTGGCGGCAGCGTCTATGTAGCCTACGCAGATCGGTTCTCAACTTCCATCGAGGAATGGTCGCTGCAGGGAGAGTTTCTTGGCGAAGTGGCTCTACCGGAAAGTGTCGTAATGCCATCCGTAAAGCTCATCGCACAACCTTGCATCGACCATGCGTGTTTCTTGTCAATTCAATCGCCTGTTCATCCACCAAACATCTTCGAACACATCACTGGCGAGCCGGAGCTGAGGCCTGTTTTCCCGGAAGCATCCGGAGCAGTTCCACCTCTTCACGTCAAGCAGACAGCATATCATTCGTTTGACGGAAGAGAGGTGCCAGTAGCCCTTCTCAAAAGTTCTTCTCACCGGGTTTCCCAACCCAGCCCCGTTCTCCTCGTGAGCTACGGGGGATTCGGAGTCTCCTCCACTCCTCACTTCTCAGTAGCAATAGCCATTCTTTTAGAAGCAGGCGTCATTGTTGCGATACCGGGAATTCGAGGCGGCTCGGAGCTGGGCAAGGAATGGCATCGCAGCTCGCTCCGTGAGGATCGCCAGGCCGGCTTCAATGATTTCCTTGCCGCAGCCGAGTGGCTGATCGCGGAGTCAATTGCGGACCCGGGCCGACTCGCTCTCTATGGCGGTTCTAATGGAGGCCTTCTTGTCGCCGTAGCGATGACACAGCGGCCGGATCTATTCTGCTGCGTGGTATGTATGGGGCCCCTTTTGGATATGGTGCGCTATGAGCGCTTTGATCGGGCCGCCACATGGGTCAGTGAGTATGGGTCAATAGCAAACCCACGGGAATTTGCAGCACTCTATGCCTATTCCCCATATCACCATATCGCTGAAGATACGAATTTTCCTCCGACGTTGTTTGTTACCGGGGATGCGGATGATCGCTGTAACCCCGCACACGTGAGAAAGATGGTGGCTCGTCTTCTTGGGCGCTCTGCACAGCGTAGCCCAGTCCTCGTAGATTACCTGCCCGAGCGAGGCCATCGCTCAGGTCTGAACTATACCTTGAGGCGTGAGGCAATCGCACGGCGGGTTACATTTCTCTGCAGGGAGCTGGCTGTTGACCAAAAGCGAGGCGATGGATCATGA
- a CDS encoding lasso peptide biosynthesis B2 protein, with product MTILIVRSWFLLLLWDLVSRTFGFKGTRFCLRKSVSSPHSPSSFTSAGIVQAVKTASVLYFKDVWCLQRSIVTTYLLRRHGFPGELVIGATFMPQVTHAWVEIDGTVVNDKPYVIHRYQVLERY from the coding sequence ATGACAATCCTCATTGTCCGATCGTGGTTCCTTCTCCTGCTGTGGGATCTGGTTAGCCGCACGTTCGGCTTCAAAGGGACGCGATTTTGTCTTCGCAAGTCGGTATCGTCCCCACACTCCCCATCGTCCTTCACCAGCGCCGGGATCGTCCAGGCTGTGAAGACTGCTTCGGTCTTATATTTCAAAGACGTTTGGTGTTTGCAGCGTTCCATCGTAACCACCTACCTGCTCCGTCGGCATGGTTTCCCGGGAGAACTCGTCATCGGAGCAACGTTTATGCCGCAGGTCACCCATGCCTGGGTTGAGATCGATGGCACAGTCGTCAACGACAAACCTTACGTGATTCACCGCTATCAGGTCTTGGAGCGTTATTAG
- a CDS encoding asparagine synthase-related protein yields the protein MSTIFGILLKIDGMVAYEDLESMSAPTSRYAVDGTYLKFSGRVGMGFQPFYTHDRSTLESVPLENARGDLVAVDGRIDNYKDLQNALELNGSSSDSITILAAFAKWGSDCFSHFIGEWSIALWSATTQELYLVRDHAGTRPLYLCERAGKYKWATYLDAFRDDIADADIDMEYIQRYISGAPLLPHSPYRHIRQVGPGQVVCIKSDHLTTYMHWRCAESPIVRCQVEQEYVSVFLELLERAVVRRTEGYNAPILELSGGMDSSAITCMSDRYKRRSRSPLSLLDTISFYSDREPSWNEEPYFASVERQRGKSTCRITLPNYEGCFLSPAEAEDWMTAPGISKRSIAVELAIKPAIADRGYRAIVSGIGGDEVLGGNPDPIPEIADLWRAGAIAPLMRRSLEWALAKDTLIWRILFGGALFCYRARYDPSALLEITRPPWLRHHNEQQKDDMLRQLLDSCGSDDNPTLISNRAAWISLLETLPSCQPDHFTRYEYRYPYLDQELVNFAFSLPRDQLVRPGRRRYLMRKALVGIVPEMILERGQKGVVGRGPLAELISARMSDPPLFHLKMSAELGIVDRTLFTNIVNHVCSSQDPKWIHAIYRTMEIESWLHTRFSTKAPHFASTSLGMRADALHPQQVPMHIQ from the coding sequence ATGAGCACAATCTTCGGGATTCTCCTCAAGATAGACGGCATGGTTGCGTACGAAGACCTCGAAAGCATGTCGGCGCCAACCTCCCGCTATGCCGTCGACGGAACATATCTGAAATTTTCCGGAAGAGTTGGTATGGGCTTTCAACCTTTCTATACGCATGATCGATCCACCCTCGAATCTGTCCCTCTCGAAAATGCGCGTGGAGACCTTGTCGCCGTGGACGGCCGTATCGATAATTACAAAGATCTGCAAAACGCCCTAGAGCTGAACGGTTCATCTTCTGACTCCATAACCATCTTGGCCGCGTTCGCAAAATGGGGCTCTGACTGTTTCTCGCATTTCATCGGAGAATGGTCTATCGCGCTCTGGTCTGCAACCACACAGGAACTATATCTGGTCCGGGATCATGCAGGAACACGGCCGCTCTATCTTTGTGAACGCGCTGGCAAATATAAGTGGGCCACCTACCTCGATGCGTTTAGGGACGATATCGCGGATGCCGACATCGACATGGAGTACATCCAGCGCTACATCTCCGGAGCACCATTGTTGCCTCACAGCCCTTACAGGCATATCCGGCAAGTCGGCCCCGGACAGGTAGTCTGCATCAAATCGGATCACCTCACAACGTACATGCACTGGCGCTGTGCGGAGAGCCCGATTGTAAGGTGCCAAGTAGAGCAAGAATATGTCTCCGTCTTTCTGGAATTACTGGAACGTGCGGTGGTGCGCAGAACGGAAGGGTACAATGCTCCGATTCTCGAGCTCAGCGGTGGGATGGATTCAAGTGCGATAACGTGCATGTCGGACCGCTACAAGAGACGGAGCCGTTCACCCCTGTCACTTCTGGACACCATCTCCTTTTATAGCGACAGGGAACCGTCCTGGAATGAGGAGCCTTATTTTGCTTCTGTAGAGCGCCAGAGGGGGAAAAGCACTTGCCGTATAACTCTACCGAATTATGAGGGTTGCTTCCTGTCTCCCGCCGAAGCCGAGGACTGGATGACAGCTCCAGGCATTAGCAAACGGAGCATCGCAGTCGAGCTCGCGATTAAACCCGCTATAGCCGATCGAGGCTATCGGGCCATTGTCTCGGGTATCGGAGGTGACGAGGTGCTTGGAGGAAATCCTGACCCGATCCCCGAAATTGCAGATCTCTGGAGAGCAGGGGCAATTGCTCCCCTTATGCGGCGAAGTCTTGAGTGGGCCCTAGCAAAAGACACGCTCATATGGCGGATCCTCTTCGGTGGTGCACTATTTTGTTACCGCGCGCGATATGATCCATCTGCCCTATTGGAGATAACTCGGCCACCGTGGTTACGGCATCACAATGAACAACAAAAGGATGACATGTTGCGGCAGCTTCTTGACAGCTGCGGAAGTGACGACAATCCAACATTGATCTCGAACCGCGCTGCATGGATATCTCTGCTTGAAACCTTGCCATCCTGCCAACCAGACCATTTCACAAGATATGAATATCGCTACCCCTATCTTGACCAAGAACTAGTGAACTTTGCCTTCAGCCTTCCGCGAGATCAACTCGTACGTCCAGGTCGACGTAGATATCTCATGAGAAAAGCACTCGTGGGTATCGTTCCAGAGATGATTCTCGAGCGCGGACAAAAGGGTGTCGTCGGTCGCGGCCCCCTGGCAGAGTTGATCTCTGCCAGAATGTCAGATCCCCCCTTATTCCATCTCAAGATGTCCGCCGAGCTTGGAATCGTCGATCGCACACTCTTTACGAATATTGTCAACCATGTGTGCTCATCACAGGATCCAAAGTGGATCCATGCGATCTATCGAACGATGGAAATCGAGTCCTGGCTTCACACCAGATTCAGCACGAAGGCTCCTCACTTCGCGTCGACCTCACTAGGGATGCGAGCAGATGCCTTGCACCCTCAACAAGTCCCGATGCACATCCAGTGA